The following proteins come from a genomic window of Metarhizium brunneum chromosome 2, complete sequence:
- the RNF150 gene encoding RING finger protein 150 — MTAASRNPPPVEGARPPLAEGSSSHDDTAAREQNTTQDAPGCSICGEPWTRAPSPPRRLPCGHEFHGACIDPWLLGHSRTCPLCRGRVAPLSCCPSALPAPSPSPSVVVAPSRWNVLRRGGPRDVLALTSIPSIRSQGSGATWAERITVLPLPLPLPLPLRSLNETADVDAAPRPGAP; from the exons ATGACCGCCGCCTCCCGAAACCCCCCTCCCGTTGAGGGAGCAAGGCCTCCCCTCGCcgagggcagcagcagccacgaCGACACGGCCGCTCGGGAGCAAAACACGACCCAAGACGCGCCCGGATGCTCCATCTGCGGCGAGCCCTGGACGCGAGCGCCCTCCCCGCCGCGCCGGCTGCCCTGCGGGCACGAGTTTCACGGCGCCTGCATCGACCCCTGGCTGCTGGGACACTCGCGGACCTGTCCCCTCTG CCGCGGCAGAGTGGCACCGCTTTCCTGCTGCCCGTCGGCGCTTcccgcgccgtcgccatcgccgtccGTCGTCGTTGCGCCCTCGCGGTGGAATGTGCTCCGACGAGGA GGGCCGCGGGATGTCCTGGCCTTGACGAGCATCCCCAGCATTCGGTCTCAGGGGTCCGGGGCGACGTGGGCCGAGAGGATCAccgtgctgccgctgccgctgccgctgccgctgccgcttCGGTCGCTCAACGAGACGGCAGATGTAGACGCggctcctcggcctggcgCGCCTTAG